A single region of the Bifidobacterium asteroides DSM 20089 genome encodes:
- a CDS encoding exodeoxyribonuclease VII small subunit, whose amino-acid sequence MSDTDEEQTKEQPVLASALSQKERETIAKLPYEQARDQLIQAVQALEAGGLDLDASMRQWEIGEALAKRAQELLGQVRAKLDAAQQEQASAGAQAGTQSNLDA is encoded by the coding sequence ATGAGCGACACCGACGAGGAGCAGACCAAGGAACAGCCAGTTCTGGCTTCGGCCCTAAGCCAGAAGGAACGCGAGACCATCGCCAAACTGCCTTATGAGCAAGCCCGCGATCAGCTGATCCAGGCGGTTCAGGCGCTGGAGGCCGGCGGGCTGGATCTGGATGCGTCCATGCGGCAGTGGGAGATTGGCGAGGCTTTGGCCAAGCGCGCCCAGGAACTCCTCGGTCAGGTGAGGGCCAAGCTCGATGCCGCCCAGCAAGAGCAGGCCAGCGCCGGGGCCCAGGCCGGAACACAATCCAACTTGGATGCCTGA
- a CDS encoding Panacea domain-containing protein, which translates to MYALTIANMLINYRRSHLYLTNIKINKLVYFALVECLRTHGHRLFNEPMQAWDYGPAEPSVYTAFKKYGSDRITAPAISRTAIKPIP; encoded by the coding sequence ATGTATGCATTGACTATCGCCAACATGCTGATCAACTATCGTCGGTCACACCTGTATCTGACCAATATAAAAATCAACAAGTTGGTTTACTTCGCACTGGTTGAATGCCTCCGAACACATGGGCATAGGCTGTTCAATGAACCTATGCAAGCATGGGATTACGGGCCCGCGGAACCGAGCGTTTATACAGCATTCAAAAAGTATGGTTCAGATCGAATCACTGCCCCAGCCATATCGAGGACAGCAATCAAGCCAATTCCTTAG
- a CDS encoding MFS transporter: MAAPRCRPDWWCCRARPIGAVLAPLSGRLYDQLGPRIPIISGSCVALIGLLGFALTARRLTALTILILYICFMLGIGLSFGNIMTNGLHRLSQEQQADGNAIFNTVQQFAAAIGSSMAATIVAAGQAAVTDRRLGTINGSQHALTLLLIVGALEVLLILSALHRSQKPQRV, encoded by the coding sequence ATGGCTGCACCTCGCTGCAGGCCGGACTGGTGGTGCTGCCGGGCGCGGCCAATCGGAGCTGTTCTGGCCCCGCTCTCCGGCAGGCTCTACGATCAGCTTGGCCCACGAATTCCCATCATCAGCGGCAGCTGTGTCGCCCTGATCGGTCTTCTGGGATTTGCCCTGACGGCCCGTCGGCTGACAGCCTTGACCATCCTGATTCTCTATATTTGCTTCATGCTGGGCATCGGGCTGAGTTTCGGCAACATCATGACCAACGGCCTGCACCGGTTGAGCCAGGAGCAACAGGCCGACGGCAACGCCATCTTCAACACCGTCCAGCAGTTCGCCGCAGCCATCGGCAGCAGCATGGCGGCCACCATCGTCGCAGCAGGTCAGGCCGCAGTCACAGACCGACGGCTTGGCACCATCAACGGCTCACAGCATGCCCTGACCCTGTTATTGATTGTCGGCGCCCTGGAGGTTCTGCTGATCCTGTCCGCCCTGCACCGTTCTCAGAAACCGCAGCGCGTTTGA
- a CDS encoding endonuclease/exonuclease/phosphatase family protein, which translates to MAKFRQSFLVKHVFGWTARLLALISLLALAVRACPAWLSSIPYLPDLAALTPWFILLGLLALILALMASRWFTALVLIAALALNVYWQYPFYQEGSELNGQADQLMALEHPDRYDDVARVMTLNVYKGQADADQVVKTVSDNRVEVLALQEVSNDFVDRLHKAGIDRYLPHEQLSTSSKEYGNGLWTAAPMQSPSRDDVGSRSSMMPAASIDFGRGQTSVRFVSVHTTSPQPGSWNAWRRSVSDLGKLRKHEHTRYVLMGDFNATYDHAVFRDMLGERFSDGARQAGHGMSMTWPANRAPLPRLVAIDHVVVDRDIRANRIQTIPISGSDHAALLGTVMVG; encoded by the coding sequence ATGGCGAAATTCAGACAGTCCTTCCTGGTGAAGCATGTCTTTGGGTGGACGGCCAGGCTGCTGGCGTTGATCAGCTTGCTGGCCTTGGCGGTGCGTGCCTGCCCGGCTTGGCTGTCGTCGATACCATACCTGCCGGATTTGGCCGCTCTGACGCCCTGGTTCATCCTCTTGGGTCTGCTGGCCCTGATCCTGGCCCTGATGGCTTCAAGATGGTTCACAGCTTTGGTGCTTATCGCCGCCCTGGCTTTGAATGTCTACTGGCAGTATCCCTTCTATCAGGAAGGATCCGAGCTCAACGGGCAGGCTGATCAGCTCATGGCCCTCGAGCATCCCGACCGGTACGACGATGTGGCCCGGGTCATGACGCTGAACGTCTACAAGGGTCAGGCCGATGCCGATCAGGTAGTCAAGACTGTCAGCGACAACCGGGTGGAGGTGCTGGCTCTGCAGGAGGTCAGCAATGATTTTGTGGACCGTCTGCACAAGGCAGGCATCGACCGCTACCTGCCACACGAGCAGCTTTCCACATCTTCGAAGGAATACGGCAACGGTCTTTGGACGGCCGCCCCGATGCAGTCGCCTTCAAGGGATGACGTGGGTTCTCGCTCCTCCATGATGCCGGCGGCCAGCATCGACTTCGGCAGGGGTCAGACCAGTGTCAGATTCGTCTCGGTCCATACCACCTCGCCGCAACCGGGCAGTTGGAATGCATGGCGACGCAGCGTGTCCGACCTGGGGAAGCTGCGGAAACACGAGCACACTCGATACGTGCTGATGGGCGACTTCAATGCCACCTATGATCATGCCGTTTTTCGAGACATGCTGGGGGAGCGATTCAGCGATGGGGCCCGTCAGGCCGGGCATGGCATGAGCATGACCTGGCCGGCAAACCGAGCCCCATTACCCAGGTTGGTGGCCATCGATCATGTTGTGGTGGACCGTGACATCAGGGCCAACCGGATCCAGACCATACCTATCTCGGGGTCGGATCATGCGGCCCTGCTGGGCACGGTGATGGTGGGGTAG
- a CDS encoding helix-turn-helix domain-containing protein, with protein sequence MAKPAEHGIDANTSDFLIHTPSAIARTTFFYPLRVGKFSYEPGYRLERRSFDSYLIIHIDSGRLTLNLPEGSFVAEEGRFALVNCYARHAYGTDVPTTAQWLHFDGVMARPYYDYIIRKLGNVFMLSSETYALERMRTITSWMTAENGYSEARMSKYITDLLTEFADEQPRSFKRKQEEVVEDTIAYVSSHLYEPLTVSELAKRVFLSEYHFIRLFKQETGITPHAYLVDSRIHAVQYLLVNTGMSIRQICQQCGFTSESSLCASFKKRTGMTPMKYRRLKQGG encoded by the coding sequence GTGGCGAAGCCTGCCGAGCACGGCATCGATGCCAATACTTCTGACTTTTTGATTCACACCCCTTCGGCTATTGCGCGAACAACATTTTTCTATCCGCTGCGGGTGGGCAAATTCTCCTATGAACCCGGCTATAGGCTGGAGCGACGATCCTTTGACAGCTATCTGATTATTCATATCGATAGCGGCAGACTGACGCTGAATCTGCCTGAAGGTTCGTTCGTGGCTGAGGAGGGCCGGTTTGCGTTGGTCAACTGCTACGCACGCCATGCCTACGGTACCGATGTCCCGACGACCGCCCAATGGCTTCATTTCGACGGCGTTATGGCCCGGCCCTACTACGACTACATCATCAGGAAGCTGGGCAATGTCTTCATGCTCTCCTCCGAGACCTACGCCTTGGAGCGGATGCGGACCATTACCTCCTGGATGACGGCGGAAAACGGCTATTCGGAAGCTAGGATGTCCAAATACATCACCGACCTGCTCACCGAGTTTGCCGATGAGCAGCCGCGCTCCTTCAAGCGAAAGCAGGAGGAGGTGGTTGAAGACACGATCGCTTATGTGTCCTCCCACTTGTACGAGCCGCTCACCGTCTCCGAGCTGGCCAAGCGGGTCTTTCTCAGCGAGTATCACTTTATTCGTTTGTTTAAGCAGGAAACCGGCATCACGCCCCATGCTTATCTGGTGGATTCCCGTATCCATGCTGTGCAGTATTTGCTGGTAAACACAGGGATGTCCATACGACAGATTTGTCAGCAGTGCGGTTTCACATCCGAATCTTCGCTGTGTGCCTCTTTCAAGAAGCGCACGGGAATGACACCCATGAAGTATCGCAGACTCAAGCAGGGCGGGTGA
- a CDS encoding class I SAM-dependent methyltransferase, giving the protein MSQGLHQNEDVEDNLLNWNDRAVVHANGGYGDLDAFADDPSALSPVTVRDLEVLKPHLPEHSVKGLRLLHLQCHIGSDTISWWRLGARDVYGLDFSPTSLDYARKLSERAGATITYVQSDARCAADAMPEQKGSFDVIVTSCGTITWLPDLKDWARSIASLLADGGIFMIRDNHPLLFALNNEGLSIVQDYFGGTETTYETDQSYTSATDSLEDGTKPRITHTTNHNWAHDFQEISSALLDAGLTVEAIGEHNVDDWQSLPMLEYSPDLKGWIMPRNQPQIPLTFSMVARKKA; this is encoded by the coding sequence TTGTCTCAAGGTTTGCACCAGAACGAGGATGTAGAGGATAATCTCCTCAACTGGAATGACAGGGCAGTTGTGCATGCCAATGGTGGCTATGGAGACCTGGACGCTTTTGCGGATGACCCATCGGCTCTGTCGCCCGTGACTGTGCGCGATCTGGAGGTTTTGAAGCCTCATCTGCCCGAGCACAGCGTTAAAGGGTTACGCCTTTTACATCTGCAATGCCATATAGGCTCTGATACCATCTCGTGGTGGCGCTTGGGAGCACGAGACGTATATGGCCTGGATTTCTCTCCCACCTCGCTGGATTATGCCAGGAAGCTATCCGAAAGGGCCGGAGCAACGATAACCTATGTTCAAAGCGACGCCCGTTGCGCTGCCGATGCCATGCCAGAGCAGAAAGGCTCGTTCGATGTCATCGTCACCAGCTGCGGAACCATCACCTGGCTTCCCGATCTGAAGGACTGGGCTCGTTCAATCGCCTCCCTGCTAGCAGACGGCGGAATATTCATGATCCGCGACAACCATCCCCTGCTTTTCGCTTTGAACAACGAGGGCTTGTCGATAGTCCAAGATTATTTTGGCGGGACAGAAACAACTTATGAGACGGATCAAAGCTACACGTCAGCAACCGACTCGCTCGAAGATGGGACAAAACCCCGAATTACGCACACCACCAATCACAATTGGGCTCACGACTTCCAGGAAATAAGCAGTGCCCTGTTGGATGCGGGACTGACTGTAGAGGCCATCGGCGAGCATAATGTGGATGACTGGCAGTCACTGCCGATGCTTGAGTACAGCCCTGATCTCAAGGGCTGGATTATGCCCCGAAATCAGCCTCAGATTCCCCTGACATTCTCGATGGTAGCCAGAAAGAAAGCCTGA
- the xseA gene encoding exodeoxyribonuclease VII large subunit, with the protein MGAPAGSASSALAPKPLDQLPRLARDTTEEDPWPVSVLSQKYHDAVARWPGAWVEGQIVEINTRRTGSAYLTLRDNFEDISINVMGFRAFATQAREFRQGDRVVVHGRPDLWIKQTRLSFMADRIKRVGTGDLKEQIDQLRRKLKGEGLFDAENRVPLPEFPRRIGLICAPKARAEGDIITNARLRWPTIEFSVVHAHVQGPQCPPEVVEAIQKLDADPAVDVIIVARGGGSFEDLLGFSDESVVRATAACVTPIVSAIGHEDDWTLIDLAADLRASTPTDAAKRVVPDLVEQEGIIQEARMRINARIENMVEGETRLIEGYANRPSLTKPQTMLDKPQRLVDESLVRLDIALRRIVDDASLTVEKLQSSLTALSPQSTLDRGYAVVQALDGKVVVSPRQVRVDQNLTLTVKEGRIETKVVSGQ; encoded by the coding sequence ATGGGCGCACCGGCTGGCTCAGCCTCGTCCGCGCTGGCCCCCAAACCCCTGGATCAGCTGCCTCGTCTGGCAAGAGATACCACCGAGGAAGACCCCTGGCCGGTCAGCGTGCTCAGCCAGAAGTACCACGACGCAGTGGCCCGCTGGCCCGGAGCCTGGGTGGAGGGTCAGATAGTGGAGATCAACACCCGCCGGACCGGTTCAGCGTATTTGACCCTGCGCGACAACTTCGAGGACATCTCCATCAACGTCATGGGATTCCGGGCCTTCGCCACCCAGGCCAGGGAATTTCGCCAGGGCGACCGGGTGGTGGTACACGGGCGGCCCGACCTGTGGATCAAACAGACCCGTCTGAGCTTCATGGCCGACCGGATCAAGCGTGTGGGCACCGGCGACCTCAAGGAGCAGATCGACCAGCTCAGGCGCAAGCTCAAGGGCGAAGGCCTCTTTGATGCGGAGAACAGGGTTCCCCTGCCCGAATTCCCCCGGCGCATCGGCCTGATCTGCGCACCCAAGGCCAGAGCCGAGGGAGATATAATCACCAACGCTCGTCTGCGCTGGCCCACCATCGAATTCTCCGTTGTGCATGCACACGTCCAGGGACCTCAATGCCCGCCCGAGGTGGTCGAGGCCATCCAGAAGCTGGATGCGGATCCTGCTGTTGATGTGATCATCGTGGCCAGGGGCGGCGGCAGCTTCGAGGATCTGCTGGGATTCTCTGACGAGTCCGTGGTCCGGGCCACGGCGGCCTGCGTCACCCCCATTGTTTCGGCCATCGGCCACGAAGACGACTGGACCCTGATTGATCTGGCGGCGGATCTGCGCGCCTCCACTCCTACCGACGCAGCCAAGCGGGTGGTGCCCGACCTGGTCGAGCAGGAGGGAATCATCCAGGAGGCCCGGATGCGCATAAACGCGCGCATCGAGAATATGGTCGAAGGCGAGACACGTTTGATTGAGGGATATGCCAACCGCCCCAGCCTGACCAAGCCGCAGACCATGCTGGACAAGCCCCAGCGGCTGGTCGACGAGTCTTTGGTCCGCCTGGACATCGCCCTTCGGCGGATTGTGGACGACGCCTCCCTGACCGTGGAAAAGCTCCAATCCTCGCTTACCGCCCTCTCTCCCCAGTCCACACTGGACCGCGGATATGCGGTCGTGCAGGCCTTGGACGGGAAGGTGGTCGTCAGCCCCCGGCAGGTTCGGGTCGATCAGAATCTGACCCTGACTGTCAAAGAGGGCCGGATCGAGACCAAGGTCGTCAGCGGGCAGTGA
- a CDS encoding MarR family winged helix-turn-helix transcriptional regulator: protein MSEDYGKRIKRAANLMSRSMDVYAAQYGLTGTQMSIIDYLGESQDHTQRDIEMEFDIRPSTTTKILQRMEAGGLVAAKRDPRDGRQRIIAPTAKARGLQTAVRSYIDDQQTAMERRFDRHDLAAFDRVLAYFIALNSDDSSQSGKESRS, encoded by the coding sequence TTGAGCGAAGACTATGGCAAGCGGATCAAACGGGCAGCCAACCTCATGTCACGATCCATGGATGTCTATGCGGCCCAGTACGGGCTGACCGGCACTCAAATGTCCATCATCGACTACCTTGGAGAGTCCCAGGACCACACCCAGCGGGACATTGAGATGGAATTCGACATTCGCCCGTCCACAACGACAAAAATTTTGCAGCGAATGGAGGCCGGTGGACTGGTCGCCGCCAAACGCGACCCCAGGGACGGCCGCCAACGCATCATTGCCCCGACAGCCAAGGCCCGTGGCCTGCAGACAGCGGTTCGGTCCTACATAGACGACCAACAAACAGCCATGGAGCGCCGGTTCGATCGGCATGATCTGGCTGCCTTTGACCGCGTCTTGGCCTATTTCATCGCCTTGAATTCCGATGATTCCTCCCAGTCCGGAAAGGAATCTCGCTCATGA